The following are encoded in a window of Limibacter armeniacum genomic DNA:
- a CDS encoding TonB-dependent receptor, which produces MKFFFNLTFTAFLFICSVDATSQTVITGTVTDQEQQPVPRATVMGYTLADSTVLGFALTSEEGKYTLKLKQAGADRIRIAVRSMGFQRQERIVANQTQQFDFVLEQGTDVLDEVEVRAKPITQEGDTLLYNVAAFTQQQDEVLEDVLKKMPGISVGANGQITFQGRLINKFYIDGKDLLESKYAMATQNIPHRAVASVEVMKNHQPVKMLEDVVHSIDPAINITLKQGTTFTGTAEVGAGVPNIWQVKAAPMLFGKEHQMVSELSSNNSGVDYLRKFNAINLFDYLTFGENQNENPERILGGEPFSASVFESQDINFNRTHSFSTNYITSLKKGDLKVNLDFYHDTKRQESATQTEYFVEGDTIQVAEQTHSRFGQVYFMPKLVYEHNTKQQYFKNTLSARFYKLEEASEVVLNDKPIQQNTDRLFYAVGNQLSMVAKFGKTYLQLNGYTEFSKEPQKLEVTGGPLFDRLSFLQAQNMLAQEVYFNRFKAFLGTEVIKKWNSISVSTKFNLKYRHRSLGSDLGTALSDSSSLINDLVYSAFIPSVEPNATLTSKRWWISLTPKLSYQYLQLNDRHQKQVSKVNRPYLMPSLDIRYRLAGLTLTGNVNRKISFLELPDIYSGFVVTGYRQISNQDLMLLGVETTQYHGQAAYELLPLSLMLNLNYTYSENVKDWIESVMVNQDGSSTSEALPYHNNTAYTNSIQAEASTFVVPLKANFKLTTSWKRSQQNVIISDVLNNTQSTIRMYKLETDIAMAKWMSFSAHYDRGEQQTVFQQGNNSSMYQEVIGADLNFFVRKHSLLLQGRHLNHQYLPERILYADFVYRYKLKKNRLNMEVKVSNLFDRRTYTQTIFTSTSSTALYYQLRPRQVLASIKFFLGKV; this is translated from the coding sequence ATGAAGTTTTTTTTCAACTTAACTTTTACAGCCTTTCTTTTCATCTGTTCAGTTGATGCTACATCCCAAACAGTCATAACGGGTACTGTAACCGATCAGGAACAACAACCTGTACCACGGGCTACAGTGATGGGCTACACGTTGGCTGACAGTACAGTGCTTGGGTTTGCCCTGACGTCAGAAGAAGGAAAGTATACCTTAAAACTGAAGCAGGCAGGAGCTGATCGTATTCGGATCGCTGTAAGGTCAATGGGATTCCAACGACAGGAACGGATTGTGGCAAATCAGACTCAACAGTTTGATTTTGTTTTGGAACAAGGTACAGATGTATTGGATGAGGTTGAGGTACGGGCAAAGCCCATCACACAAGAAGGAGATACATTGCTGTATAATGTCGCTGCTTTTACCCAACAACAGGATGAAGTGCTGGAAGATGTACTCAAGAAAATGCCCGGCATTAGTGTAGGTGCAAATGGACAGATTACTTTTCAGGGGCGTCTGATCAACAAGTTTTATATTGATGGAAAAGATTTATTGGAAAGTAAGTATGCCATGGCCACCCAAAATATTCCGCACAGGGCTGTGGCATCTGTGGAAGTGATGAAAAACCATCAACCTGTCAAGATGCTGGAAGATGTGGTGCATTCCATTGACCCTGCTATCAATATTACGTTGAAGCAAGGAACCACTTTTACTGGTACAGCAGAAGTAGGGGCAGGGGTTCCCAATATTTGGCAAGTGAAGGCTGCTCCGATGCTTTTTGGCAAGGAGCATCAGATGGTCAGTGAGTTGAGTAGCAATAATTCTGGTGTTGATTATTTGAGAAAGTTTAATGCTATCAACCTATTTGATTATTTGACTTTTGGTGAAAACCAGAACGAAAACCCTGAGCGTATTCTGGGAGGGGAACCTTTTAGTGCTTCTGTATTTGAATCGCAGGATATCAACTTCAATCGTACCCATTCTTTTTCCACCAACTATATCACTTCCCTGAAAAAAGGAGACCTGAAAGTTAACCTCGACTTTTACCATGATACCAAGCGCCAAGAGTCAGCAACACAGACGGAATACTTTGTGGAGGGGGATACCATTCAGGTTGCAGAACAAACTCACTCCAGATTCGGGCAAGTATACTTTATGCCTAAGCTTGTTTATGAGCACAATACCAAGCAGCAGTACTTTAAGAACACACTGAGTGCCCGCTTCTATAAGTTAGAGGAAGCAAGTGAGGTTGTGCTGAATGACAAACCAATACAACAAAATACCGATCGGCTTTTTTATGCTGTGGGAAACCAGCTCAGTATGGTTGCCAAGTTTGGTAAGACATATTTGCAGCTGAATGGCTATACGGAGTTTTCCAAAGAACCTCAAAAGTTGGAGGTGACAGGCGGACCGCTATTTGACAGGCTTTCATTTTTACAAGCGCAGAATATGTTGGCTCAGGAGGTCTACTTTAATAGGTTCAAAGCTTTTTTGGGGACGGAGGTGATCAAAAAATGGAACTCGATCTCTGTCAGCACAAAATTCAACCTGAAATATCGCCATAGGTCTTTAGGGAGTGATTTGGGTACAGCATTAAGTGATAGTAGCAGTTTGATCAATGATTTGGTGTATAGTGCATTTATCCCAAGTGTTGAACCTAACGCCACGCTCACTTCAAAAAGATGGTGGATATCGTTGACTCCAAAACTAAGCTACCAATATTTGCAGCTGAATGACCGTCACCAGAAGCAGGTGAGTAAGGTGAACCGTCCCTATCTAATGCCTTCACTTGATATTCGTTACCGTTTGGCAGGGTTGACGCTTACAGGGAATGTAAACAGGAAGATCAGTTTTCTGGAATTGCCCGATATCTATTCAGGTTTTGTCGTTACTGGATATAGACAAATCAGCAATCAGGATTTGATGTTGTTGGGTGTTGAAACCACTCAGTATCATGGACAGGCAGCGTATGAGTTACTGCCATTGTCTTTGATGCTCAATCTCAATTATACTTATTCTGAAAATGTAAAGGATTGGATTGAGTCAGTGATGGTAAATCAGGATGGCTCATCGACCTCTGAAGCTTTGCCTTACCACAACAATACGGCTTATACTAATAGTATACAGGCGGAGGCGAGCACCTTTGTGGTACCTCTTAAGGCGAACTTCAAGCTAACTACATCATGGAAAAGGTCTCAACAAAATGTGATCATAAGCGATGTGTTGAATAATACACAATCCACAATCAGGATGTATAAGTTGGAGACAGATATTGCTATGGCGAAATGGATGTCTTTTTCAGCCCATTATGATAGGGGCGAGCAGCAAACAGTATTTCAGCAAGGGAATAATTCTTCTATGTATCAGGAAGTGATCGGAGCAGACCTTAACTTTTTTGTCCGCAAGCATTCTTTGCTGTTGCAAGGTCGTCATCTGAACCATCAGTATTTGCCAGAGCGTATTTTGTATGCTGATTTTGTGTACCGGTATAAGCTAAAGAAAAACCGATTGAATATGGAGGTCAAGGTGAGTAACTTGTTTGATCGCAGGACTTATACCCAAACCATTTTTACAAGCACATCTAGTACTGCTCTTTACTATCAGCTAAGACCAAGGCAAGTACTTGCTTCGATCAAGTTTTTCCTAGGCAAAGTATGA
- a CDS encoding GLPGLI family protein: MRTLSFICFYFLLSAAAIAQVKQVDTGKIRIDYTYKCRAFAEDTTYVEEDVMLILGTEYSLYGNSKSYEIQKVLKQGATNNKNIQMGSMVSLIKNMPSSQTHNFKIIKNFTTHELYLTQSAFPMYTYSEEEIDFQWEVLGEQQEISGYQCIKAKGYYKGRDYVAWFTPELPISEGPYKFYGLPGVILSIHDTGLQHIFEAKSISKTDEAIFHTKNEILSFEKFSKRHIKFFEKCQALYQNGKQVVYRDHVQELPGKSPENIRENLLLSSLSNPIEIYHIDK, from the coding sequence ATGAGAACACTTTCTTTTATATGCTTCTATTTTTTGTTGAGTGCAGCTGCTATAGCCCAAGTGAAGCAAGTTGATACCGGAAAAATCAGGATCGACTATACTTACAAGTGCAGGGCTTTTGCAGAAGATACCACTTATGTGGAAGAGGATGTCATGTTGATTTTAGGGACAGAATATTCGCTTTATGGCAATTCAAAGTCTTATGAAATACAAAAAGTGTTGAAACAAGGAGCAACAAACAATAAAAATATTCAGATGGGCTCTATGGTTAGTCTGATCAAAAATATGCCGAGTAGCCAGACCCATAATTTTAAGATAATTAAAAACTTCACCACTCATGAACTGTACCTGACTCAGTCAGCTTTTCCTATGTATACTTATTCGGAAGAAGAAATTGATTTCCAATGGGAAGTATTAGGAGAGCAGCAAGAGATATCAGGTTATCAATGTATCAAGGCAAAGGGCTATTACAAAGGACGGGACTATGTAGCTTGGTTTACTCCTGAATTGCCTATATCTGAAGGGCCATACAAGTTTTATGGATTGCCCGGAGTGATCTTATCGATTCATGATACAGGGTTACAGCATATTTTTGAGGCAAAATCTATCTCAAAAACAGATGAGGCTATTTTTCATACAAAGAATGAGATTCTATCATTTGAAAAGTTTAGTAAGCGTCATATCAAGTTTTTCGAAAAGTGTCAGGCATTATACCAGAATGGAAAGCAGGTAGTTTATAGAGACCATGTGCAAGAGCTGCCGGGCAAGTCACCTGAAAACATCCGTGAGAATTTGTTGCTTTCGAGCTTGAGCAACCCAATCGAGATTTATCATATTGATAAGTAA